TGCAGGAGGCACACAGCCAGTTGGAGGCGCGTTTCGAGCACATGCAAAAAACGCTTCAGGGATACACCAATACCTCTGGAAAAGGTAGTCCGGTACCGATGTCTACAGCTCCGAAAGCTCAATTCACGGAGACCCTCGAGATGAGGGCGGGCGCTACTCAGTTATTACCAGAGTTTCCATCTGCAGAGAATTTTGACACTCCACAAGAGGACGAGGCAGAACCAGAATTTGCGTCTGAGTTTGGCGCGGGGCTGGAATTTGAGTCGGCGCTGGAGCCTGAATCTGAATCAGTGCTCGGCCCTGAGTTAGGCTCAGAATCAGAATCGGCATTTGAATCGATGTTTGAATCAACGACGGAGCCGGCGCTGGAGTTTGAATCAGAGGCAGAGGCCGAGTCCAAACCAGAGATTGAATCAGAGTCTGAATTAGAGTTTGGATTGGAGTTTGGATTAGAGGCCGAATCAGAACCCGAATCAGAACCAGAAGCTGAATCGGAATTTTCCATGGAACAATCTTTTATGGAAGAGACAACGGAATCAGTGGTAGAAGAAACTTTTGCGGAATCTCCTATGGAAGGTTTTATGGAATCCCCAGAAGAGTCTTCAACGGAATCTTTTGCGGAAACCTCCCCGGACGCACCCGCCGTAGAATCAGAAGAATTTGCCTGGGACAACGCCTTATTGTCCACCGATGTACTGGATTTCGATGTCTTGCAATTGGAGGAAGTGGCTATGGATCGGCCCAATACGCCGAAAGGCTCAACCGTGACACCCGGTCGTGGTTCTACTGGAGCGAATAGTGCGCCGGTTCAGAATCCCAGTGCGAGTTTAGGTTCGTCTGAATTTCCGGATTCCTTTGGAGGGGAATCAATCTCTACCAGCGACGAAGAAACGGAGGGCCACCTGCGTAACATCGTCATAGCCGCTGAGGAAAGTTGGCGAGAGACGGGTATTACTAGTTCAGCCTCCAGCGGTGCTGGAAAAGGGCGAAAACGTTGAAATTAGCGTCAATCAAATATTAGATATCTTGTTTTTCTCGCGCGTCCTCTGCTGGGCGTATGGTTGTGTTAAAATCTAGGCCTACCGTTTTTCTGGAGTAAACATTATGAAACTTTTCCGTTTTATCCCATTATTCCTTTTCCTGTTGCTCATCTACGATGCGATGGCCTTCACTGGCGTGAGAATGGATACCGGCCTTTTTACCCTGCATCTCATTTCTGGGGCATCCTGGAGTCCAACCTGGGGGGATGTGTTACTGTTCCTGGGAGGAATCACCCTATACATTGAACTGCTTAAATCTACGAGCGCCGCGATGGCGACTGTTATCGACCACACCCTATCTGTTCTGGTATTTATCGGATTTTTGGTGGAATTCCTCGTGATGAAGAGCGCGGCTACCTCGACTTTCGTTATGCTGATGCTCTTGTCACTTTTAGATGTCGTGGCCGGTTTTAGCATCACCGTTTCCACTGCACGGCGTGACTTTTCGGTAGAACGGTAGCGTCGGGCTCTCCTCTGCTATTGGTTGGGCACACTTGTTGTGATATTCGAGATCGGGAGGCAGCTTGCCTCCCGATTTTTTAGGGTAACCGTTCATGCACCACCCACGCTGGGAAGGGGGATACAGAGGCTGATTCCGTTTTGTGTCTCAAATGTGCTAGGGTCGAGATAAACGAAATGCCATATAGTAGCTTTACCGTTAGGAAAGTTCAGAAGGAATTCGGTGTTCAAATAATAGAACAGACAGAATTATTTTCTCATATAAGCCCGCATGATATTAGTGAGCACTTAAAAGAGACGTTATCTGATAATGTAGCCTTAGCAATATCTATAAACACAGAGAAAGCACGTTCGGAGTTAATTATTGCGCCAGTTCTCATTGAGATCAGAAAGTTATTTAATAAGAAGATAAGTTTATTTTCTGGTATTGAGTTAAATATTAATAAAGAACGTGACTTGGTTGGTTTCTGCGATTTTATTATCAGTCAATCACCTGAACAACTGTTCTTGAAAGCACCATTAATCGCCATTGTCGAAGCAAAGAATGAAAACATCATGAATGGGTTAGGGCAATGTGCTGCGGAGATGATTGCCTCAAGAATATATAACGAACAAGAAGGCGTGTTGTTGCCGAAGGTTTATGGCGTTGTAACGTCGGGCAATATATGGAAATTCTTGAGGTTTCAGGGCGATTCTATTTATATTGATCTGGATGATTATTCCATCAAAGAAATAACCAAGATAGTTGGAATTCTATATTCAATGATCGAACAAAACGCCTAAGGACGGCCACCCATGTGGGTATCTCACCCGCTCCTGCGCGGCCAAGATGGCCGCGCCCCTTGATGGATCTGAACGGTTTCCTTTCTAGATGTTTGGCCCACGTAATTTGCGAATAACGGGGGCAGTGCTAGGACGTACTCCACGCCATAGAAAAAATGCCTCGGCTGCCTGTTCCACTAACATTCCCAACCCATCCTCGATTTTGTATGCACCGTGGAGGGTTGCCCAGCGTAGAAATGGGGTAAGGGTGCTGGAGTACATTAGGTCGTAACACCAAGCACCCTCTGTGAGTAATCGATCGGGTAGCGGCGGAACTTCTCCCTCTAGGCTAGCGCTGGTCGCATTGAGCACGAGATCGAATTGTTTCCCGTGCAAGTCGTCAAAACCTCCGCCGCTTATCGGGCCTAGGTCGGCAAAGTCTTCGGCTAGCTTTTTGGCATGTGCAGGGGTTCGATTGGCAATGAAAATCTGATCGGGTCTCGCCGTGAGCAATGGTTGCAAAATTCCATGAGCGGCCCCACCCGCTCCCAATATTAATAGTCGGGTCCCGACTAAATATATTCCGAGATTGTCGGTAAGGTCGCGTACCAAACCTACGCCATCGGTGTTGTCCCCATACCAACGACCATCAGCAAGTACCTGTAAGGTATTCACTGCCCCGGCCCGTTTTGCCCGTTCGCTATGTAGATCGGCAAGAGTGTAGGCGTCTACCTTGAATGGCACGGTGATATTGAGCCCCTTCCCTCCCCTCGCACGGAAGGTGGTTGCTGCAGTAGAAAAGGCCCCGTGCGCTACGAGGATGGCGGTATAGGTAAGTTCCTGGCCAGTTTCTTGAGCAAAGGCGCTGTGGATGAGAGGGGATTTGCTGTGGGCGATGGGATTTCCCATTACCGCATATTGATCGAACTCGGACATTGGACGATGACTCCTTTACCGTAAAAGAAAATTATTTAATGAATTTCCTTTTATGTCAAAAATAATATGAACGAGGCATTTATTCAGCAAAGCTCGACCGGTCTTTGGTTGAGTTTTGATACACCATTCCGCGTCATCGAAGCGTGGATTCCCGGTGAGATACTCCCAGCGCTCCAAGAGGTGGAACGCCTGGTCGAGGAAAATACTTGGTATGCAGTTGGTTTTGTTACCTATGAAGCGGCGCCAGAGTTTGATCGTGCTTTTCGTACCCGTGTGTGCGACGTTATCTCTGAACAATCTCTGCCGTTGTTGCGCTTTGCACTCTATGCCGCGCCTGAGATTCTTCCTGCGTCTCAACTCTTCCCTGTTACTCGAAACGATGAGGCAGTACCGGTCACTGCACTGAATGCCTGGTTACCCTCAGTGGATCATGTAGCCTATTGTGCTGCTATCGATACAATTCACGGGCACATTGCGCGTGGAGATACCTATCAAGTGAATTACACGTGGCGTCTCCGTGGACAATTGGCGGGAGATGCTCGGCACTGGTTTGGAGAAATGGTTAGGGTGCAGTCCGCGCGCCATGGCGCCTATCTCGATATTGGTCAATTCGTGGTGCTCTCGGCGTCGCCAGAGTTGTTTTTCTCGTTGGATGGCCGACGTTTAATTACTCGACCGATGAAAGGCACGGCGGCGCGAGCCCCGGATCTTGCAACGGATCAGGCGCGTGCAAGTGCATTACGGACATCGGCCAAAGAGCGCGCCGAAAATGTCATGATCGTGGACATGATGCGCAATGATCTGAGTCGGATCGCAGATTTGGGGAGCGTACAGGTCGCACGCCTATTTGCCATCGAACAGTATGCGACGGTGTGGCAGATGACCTCTACCGTTGAAGCACTTACTGATCATTCGGTCACAGAGATCTTTCGTGCCCTTTTTCCTGCTGCATCGGTGACGGGCGCCCCCAAGGTATATACCATGGGATTAATTGCCGATCTCGAAACAACGCCGCGAGGTCTTTATACTGGAGCGATTGGTTTTATCGCACCTGGTCGGCGTGCGGAATTCAATGTCGCGATTCGTACCGTAGTCCTAAACCGGGCCAGCGGGGTTGCGGAATATGGGGTTGGTGGGGGGATTGTGTGGGATTCCGAGACAACCTCGGAATATGCGGAGTGTCTTACCAAGGCACAGGTTTTATGGGTCCGTCGACCGCGTTTTTCGTTATTAGAGACCTTGTTGTGGACGCCGACCGATGGTTTCTCATTACTGGAGGAACACCTCGCACGGATCTCGGGATCGGCATCATATTTTGGTTATCCGATTGACCTAGAGGGAATGCGCCGAATACTTACTGAAAGCGCCGCCGGTTTTTCCCCTTCACCCCAGCGTGTACGCCTACTTCTCGACGAAGACGGTACGATGCGTACTGAATCGATTGTACTCGACCCATGCCTGGCACAGGTGTCTTTGGTGCTTGCGACAACGGCAATCAATTCCTCGGACCCATTTTTCTATCACAAGACGACCCACCGCGCCGGCTACGAACGTGCCCGTCGCGAATGTCCAGGGGGAGAGGATGTATTGCTGTGGAATGAGCGCGGCGAGATTACCGAGACCACCATTGCCAACGTGGTTGTTGATCTCGACGGTGAATGGGTGACGCCCCCAATAACCGCTGGTCTGCTCGCGGGGACTTATCGTCGCAAACTTCTGGAGGAGGGAACGATCCGTGAAAAAACCATCAAACTCACCGACCTCACGCGCGCCAATGGCCTATGGGTGATTAATTCGGTGAGGGGACAACGGCGCGCCTCCTTGGATGGTTACTTAGGACAGTTACTATTTTCCTAACCAGCCTGAAGGTTAGTGGCAGTAATCACCCCCCCCCCTCGTTGGGAGGGGGAGTGAATTGTTACCTTTTAGCAACTATTTCGGGACCCGACCTGGAAAGAAACGCGCACCAGCGTAGGTGGTGGCCCCCGCGAAATCCTGATCAATTCGGATCAGTTGGTTGTACTTCTCAATCCGTTCGCCACGGCAAGGAGCGCCGGTCTTGATCTGCGGGACACTAAGCGCCAACGCCAGGTCGGCAATGAATGAATCGGCATTTTCCGCCGAACGATTGGCCATGATCGGCACGTAATTGTGTGACTGGGCCAGGAATATTGAATCAGCAGTCTCCGACAGCGT
The DNA window shown above is from Gammaproteobacteria bacterium and carries:
- a CDS encoding para-aminobenzoate synthetase / 4-amino-4-deoxychorismate lyase; its protein translation is MNEAFIQQSSTGLWLSFDTPFRVIEAWIPGEILPALQEVERLVEENTWYAVGFVTYEAAPEFDRAFRTRVCDVISEQSLPLLRFALYAAPEILPASQLFPVTRNDEAVPVTALNAWLPSVDHVAYCAAIDTIHGHIARGDTYQVNYTWRLRGQLAGDARHWFGEMVRVQSARHGAYLDIGQFVVLSASPELFFSLDGRRLITRPMKGTAARAPDLATDQARASALRTSAKERAENVMIVDMMRNDLSRIADLGSVQVARLFAIEQYATVWQMTSTVEALTDHSVTEIFRALFPAASVTGAPKVYTMGLIADLETTPRGLYTGAIGFIAPGRRAEFNVAIRTVVLNRASGVAEYGVGGGIVWDSETTSEYAECLTKAQVLWVRRPRFSLLETLLWTPTDGFSLLEEHLARISGSASYFGYPIDLEGMRRILTESAAGFSPSPQRVRLLLDEDGTMRTESIVLDPCLAQVSLVLATTAINSSDPFFYHKTTHRAGYERARRECPGGEDVLLWNERGEITETTIANVVVDLDGEWVTPPITAGLLAGTYRRKLLEEGTIREKTIKLTDLTRANGLWVINSVRGQRRASLDGYLGQLLFS
- the aroE gene encoding Shikimate dehydrogenase (NADP(+)), whose amino-acid sequence is MSEFDQYAVMGNPIAHSKSPLIHSAFAQETGQELTYTAILVAHGAFSTAATTFRARGGKGLNITVPFKVDAYTLADLHSERAKRAGAVNTLQVLADGRWYGDNTDGVGLVRDLTDNLGIYLVGTRLLILGAGGAAHGILQPLLTARPDQIFIANRTPAHAKKLAEDFADLGPISGGGFDDLHGKQFDLVLNATSASLEGEVPPLPDRLLTEGAWCYDLMYSSTLTPFLRWATLHGAYKIEDGLGMLVEQAAEAFFLWRGVRPSTAPVIRKLRGPNI
- a CDS encoding conserved hypothetical protein (Evidence 4 : Unknown function but conserved in other organisms); the encoded protein is MPYSSFTVRKVQKEFGVQIIEQTELFSHISPHDISEHLKETLSDNVALAISINTEKARSELIIAPVLIEIRKLFNKKISLFSGIELNINKERDLVGFCDFIISQSPEQLFLKAPLIAIVEAKNENIMNGLGQCAAEMIASRIYNEQEGVLLPKVYGVVTSGNIWKFLRFQGDSIYIDLDDYSIKEITKIVGILYSMIEQNA
- a CDS encoding conserved membrane hypothetical protein (Evidence 4 : Unknown function but conserved in other organisms) translates to MKLFRFIPLFLFLLLIYDAMAFTGVRMDTGLFTLHLISGASWSPTWGDVLLFLGGITLYIELLKSTSAAMATVIDHTLSVLVFIGFLVEFLVMKSAATSTFVMLMLLSLLDVVAGFSITVSTARRDFSVER
- a CDS encoding hypothetical protein (Evidence 5 : Unknown function); the protein is MNLTQPLLISILAEFSIALVCVLGIWSFLALRRRRRDMAAALALVESVRREEPMHLSQMRGFISRVVQGGNSSSIAERLLEEERNFYKHFIRIYLKRDADAFAMLPDEVKKLWESYSRLFASDEGDAAFSSPSQISELDHYLGEEGPTPLQELRALQEAHSQLEARFEHMQKTLQGYTNTSGKGSPVPMSTAPKAQFTETLEMRAGATQLLPEFPSAENFDTPQEDEAEPEFASEFGAGLEFESALEPESESVLGPELGSESESAFESMFESTTEPALEFESEAEAESKPEIESESELEFGLEFGLEAESEPESEPEAESEFSMEQSFMEETTESVVEETFAESPMEGFMESPEESSTESFAETSPDAPAVESEEFAWDNALLSTDVLDFDVLQLEEVAMDRPNTPKGSTVTPGRGSTGANSAPVQNPSASLGSSEFPDSFGGESISTSDEETEGHLRNIVIAAEESWRETGITSSASSGAGKGRKR